The following coding sequences lie in one Arachis ipaensis cultivar K30076 chromosome B03, Araip1.1, whole genome shotgun sequence genomic window:
- the LOC107633522 gene encoding uncharacterized protein LOC107633522: MEATLFHPSILKIRLAKNFDKPTDMRYDGRKDPQEHLTAFEARMNLEDIGNDVKCRAIPVNLAGLVIRWFNTLPQKFITVFADITQRFLAQFTTRISKAKHSINLLGVTQRASEPTRKFLDRFNDECLEIDGLTDLVASLCLTNGFLYEDINKQLTTKPIWTMQEIQNMVREYINDEEVSQVMAAKK, translated from the coding sequence ATGGAGGCAACCCTTTTCCACCCATCTATCCTCAAGATCCGGTTGGCAAAAAACTTCGACAAGCCCACGGACATGAGGTATGATGGGAGGAAAGACCCTCAGGAACATCTGACGGCAttcgaggccagaatgaacctagaGGATATTGGTAATGATGTCAAGTGTCGTGCTATTCCAGTAAACCTAGCAGGTCTAGTGATACGTTGGTTTAACACGCTCCCGCAAAAGTTTATTACAGTCTTCGCGGATATCACACAGAGGTTCTTGGCACAATTCACCACACGGATATCCAAGGCTAAGCACTCGATCAATTTGTTAGGTGTGACCCAACGTGCTAGCGAGCCGACAAGGAAATTTCTCGATCGGTTCAATGATGAATGTCTAGAGATCGATGGCCTGACAGACTTAGTGGCAAGTCTATGCTTGACAAATGGCTTTTTATACGAGGACATCAACAAGCAGCTCACCACCAAGCCTATTTGGACCATGCAAGAGATCCAGAACATGGTGAGAGAATACATCAATGATGAAGAAGTTAGTCAAGTGATGGCTGCCAAAAAGTGA